In Stenotrophomonas sp. ASS1, the following proteins share a genomic window:
- the fusA gene encoding elongation factor G translates to MNTQTLSHRRNLGIIAHIDAGKTTLTERLLWKSGEIHRVGEVHDGNATTDFSAIERERGITIGAAAVQAQWAPRDLPPHRLTLIDTPGHIDFAIEVERSLRVLDGAVAVFSAVDGVQPQSETVWRQARRHRVPLIAFVNKMDRIGAAFERVLEQLQDKLRARPWALGVPLGSESDFNGWVDLVDERVLHWQDGAVTTVTPWDAAARTVWQPQRDALVEAVADHDELLADAWLEGRAIDAEQLRAAIRRATLAGAGVPVLAGAAFKDKGIETLLDAVVDYLPSPLDRPAVTAESESGEVVLPPDPDGPLAGLLFKITHQQHGALSFVRLYSGTLKVGDAVASSQHPQGRRVSRLVRVQADQTHDIEQAVAGDIVAVLGWKDAVSGETLSGRAQPLRLENIQAQAPVLAWRLEPARAADLIRMAQGLASLAQEDPSFRVETDRDTAETLVWGMGELHLEVMVERLRSEWKVEVGVGSPRVAYQETPLRAMTGVVGRLVKQTGGQGQFAHVVLDVSPREDDQVVFNDRIVGGVVPRSFIAAVEKGVRAALSEGPQGHPVVGIEVSLVDGQTHAKDSSEMAFHRAGAEAVKAALVEGGTQLLEPVMAVTVHSPSASVGDVVGDLNRRHGRIARIDDQDGRAEVNGFAPLAQLVGYTTSLRSLSQGRASSEAHLHGYEPVRAA, encoded by the coding sequence ATGAACACCCAGACCCTTTCCCACCGTCGCAACCTCGGCATCATTGCCCACATCGACGCTGGCAAGACCACGCTGACCGAACGCCTGCTGTGGAAAAGCGGCGAGATCCATCGCGTCGGCGAAGTGCACGACGGCAATGCGACCACCGATTTCTCGGCGATCGAACGCGAACGTGGCATCACCATCGGCGCTGCCGCCGTACAGGCGCAGTGGGCGCCGCGCGACCTGCCGCCGCATCGGCTGACGCTGATCGACACTCCCGGCCACATCGACTTCGCCATTGAAGTCGAGCGTTCGCTGCGTGTGCTCGACGGCGCCGTGGCGGTGTTCTCGGCCGTGGACGGTGTGCAGCCGCAGTCGGAAACCGTGTGGCGCCAGGCGCGTCGCCATCGCGTGCCGCTGATCGCCTTCGTCAACAAGATGGATCGCATCGGCGCCGCGTTCGAACGCGTGCTGGAGCAGCTGCAGGACAAGCTGAGGGCGCGGCCGTGGGCGCTCGGTGTGCCACTGGGCAGCGAAAGCGACTTCAACGGCTGGGTCGACCTGGTCGATGAGCGTGTGCTGCACTGGCAGGATGGTGCCGTAACCACGGTGACCCCGTGGGACGCCGCCGCGCGCACCGTGTGGCAGCCGCAGCGCGACGCACTGGTCGAGGCCGTGGCCGACCACGACGAACTTCTGGCCGATGCCTGGCTGGAAGGTCGCGCGATCGATGCCGAACAGCTGCGCGCGGCGATCCGACGGGCGACGCTGGCCGGTGCGGGCGTGCCGGTATTGGCCGGTGCGGCCTTCAAGGACAAGGGCATCGAGACGCTGCTGGACGCGGTGGTCGATTACCTGCCGTCGCCGCTGGATCGGCCTGCCGTGACCGCCGAAAGCGAGAGCGGCGAGGTGGTGCTGCCGCCGGATCCGGACGGTCCGCTGGCCGGTCTGCTGTTCAAGATCACCCACCAGCAGCACGGTGCGCTGAGCTTCGTGCGGCTGTACTCGGGCACCTTGAAGGTCGGTGATGCCGTGGCCAGTTCGCAGCATCCGCAGGGTCGACGTGTCAGTCGCCTGGTGCGGGTGCAGGCCGACCAGACCCACGACATCGAACAGGCCGTGGCCGGTGACATCGTTGCGGTGCTGGGCTGGAAGGACGCGGTCAGCGGTGAAACGCTGAGTGGCCGTGCGCAGCCGCTGCGCCTGGAGAACATCCAGGCACAGGCGCCAGTGCTGGCCTGGCGGCTGGAGCCGGCGCGTGCGGCCGACCTGATCCGGATGGCGCAGGGCCTGGCCAGCCTGGCCCAGGAAGATCCCTCGTTCCGCGTCGAAACCGATCGCGACACGGCGGAGACCCTGGTCTGGGGCATGGGCGAGCTGCACCTGGAGGTGATGGTCGAGCGCCTGCGCAGCGAGTGGAAGGTCGAGGTGGGCGTAGGTTCGCCGCGCGTGGCCTACCAGGAGACACCGCTGCGAGCGATGACCGGCGTGGTGGGGCGGCTGGTCAAGCAGACCGGTGGCCAGGGCCAGTTCGCGCACGTGGTGCTGGATGTGTCGCCGCGCGAGGACGACCAGGTCGTGTTCAACGACCGCATCGTCGGTGGCGTGGTGCCGCGCAGCTTCATCGCGGCGGTGGAGAAGGGCGTGCGTGCCGCGCTGTCGGAAGGTCCGCAGGGCCATCCGGTGGTCGGTATCGAGGTCAGTCTTGTCGATGGCCAGACCCATGCCAAGGACTCGTCGGAGATGGCGTTCCACCGTGCCGGTGCCGAGGCGGTCAAGGCGGCACTGGTGGAGGGCGGTACGCAGCTGCTGGAGCCGGTGATGGCGGTGACGGTGCATTCGCCGTCGGCGTCGGTGGGTGATGTGGTGGGCGATCTCAACCGTCGCCATGGTCGCATTGCCCGCATCGACGACCAGGACGGTCGCGCCGAGGTCAATGGTTTCGCACCGCTGGCGCAGCTGGTGGGGTACACCACATCACTGCGTTCGCTCAGCCAGGGGCGGGCCAGCAGTGAGGCGCACCTGCATGGTTACGAGCCGGTACGCGCTGCGTAA